From Granulicella sp. WH15, the proteins below share one genomic window:
- a CDS encoding DNA-directed RNA polymerase subunit omega, producing MRSDLIFGALTHVTNRYQLCQLASKATRKLHKPNTRLQDTTNEVLDRFKDTVPMDDATEPVVQKIHVEERRAA from the coding sequence ATGCGCTCAGATTTGATCTTTGGAGCACTGACTCACGTAACGAACCGCTACCAGCTCTGTCAACTCGCCTCGAAGGCGACTCGCAAGCTGCACAAGCCGAACACGCGGCTGCAGGATACGACCAATGAGGTTCTCGACCGCTTCAAGGACACCGTTCCGATGGACGATGCCACCGAGCCGGTCGTGCAGAAGATTCACGTCGAAGAGCGCCGCGCAGCTTAA
- the rho gene encoding transcription termination factor Rho: protein MTISELKEHNIAELGKLARGLDIAGTSALRKQDLIFKILQAQSEKEGHIFAEGVLEILPDGYGFLRSPDYNYLPGPDDIYVSPSQIRKFDLKTGDTISGNVRPPHEGEKYFALVKIEAINFESPEETRNKILFDNLTPLYAQERVKMETVREHISGRVMDLLTPVGKGQRGLIVAPPRTGKTMLLQSIANSITANHPEVVLIVLLIDERPEEVTDMQRSVRGEVISSTFDEPAARHVQVAEMVIEKAKRLVEHKRDVVILLDSITRLARAYNTIVPPSGKVLSGGVDSNALQRPKRFFGAARNIEEGGSLTIIATALVDTGSRMDEVIFEEFKGTGNMEVILDRKLVDKRVFPAIDIQRSGTRKEELLIPKEDLQRTWILRKVLNPLSPVEAMELLTDKLAKTRNNQEFLHNMSSI from the coding sequence ATGACCATCTCTGAGCTAAAAGAGCACAACATCGCCGAACTCGGCAAACTTGCCCGCGGACTCGATATCGCCGGTACCAGCGCCCTCCGCAAACAAGACCTTATCTTCAAGATTCTGCAGGCCCAGAGCGAAAAAGAGGGCCACATCTTCGCCGAAGGCGTCCTCGAGATCCTGCCTGACGGCTATGGCTTCCTCCGCTCTCCGGATTACAACTACCTGCCCGGCCCCGACGATATCTACGTCTCGCCCTCGCAGATCCGCAAGTTCGACCTGAAGACCGGCGACACCATCTCCGGCAACGTCCGCCCCCCGCACGAGGGCGAGAAGTACTTCGCGCTGGTCAAGATCGAGGCGATCAACTTCGAGTCGCCCGAGGAGACGCGCAACAAGATCCTCTTCGACAACCTGACGCCGCTCTACGCGCAGGAGCGGGTGAAGATGGAGACCGTCCGTGAGCACATCTCCGGGCGCGTCATGGACCTGCTCACCCCCGTCGGCAAGGGCCAGCGCGGCCTCATCGTGGCCCCGCCGCGCACCGGCAAGACGATGCTCCTGCAGTCGATCGCGAACTCGATCACGGCCAATCACCCGGAGGTCGTCCTCATCGTTCTGCTCATCGACGAGCGTCCTGAGGAAGTTACCGACATGCAGCGGTCGGTTCGCGGCGAGGTCATCTCCTCGACCTTCGACGAACCCGCTGCCCGCCACGTACAGGTTGCCGAGATGGTTATCGAGAAGGCCAAGCGCCTCGTCGAGCACAAGCGCGACGTCGTCATCCTGCTCGACTCGATCACCCGCCTGGCCCGAGCCTACAACACCATCGTCCCCCCGTCGGGCAAGGTGCTCTCGGGCGGCGTCGACTCCAACGCCCTGCAGCGCCCCAAGCGTTTCTTCGGCGCGGCCCGCAACATCGAAGAGGGTGGCTCGCTCACCATCATCGCCACCGCGCTGGTCGATACCGGCTCGCGCATGGACGAGGTCATCTTCGAGGAGTTCAAGGGCACCGGCAACATGGAGGTCATCCTCGACCGCAAGCTGGTCGACAAGCGCGTCTTCCCGGCCATCGACATTCAGCGCTCGGGCACCCGTAAGGAAGAGCTGCTGATCCCGAAGGAAGACCTGCAACGGACCTGGATTCTGCGCAAGGTTCTGAACCCGCTCTCGCCGGTCGAGGCCATGGAACTGCTTACCGACAAGCTGGCCAAGACCCGCAACAACCAGGAGTTCCTGCACAACATGAGTTCCATCTAG
- a CDS encoding lysozyme inhibitor LprI family protein, which produces MKCGALIFSLFASITCSHAQTPPKSISAAQLQTVISLPLDQAVKLRETYKGPLKSAYARQIALISKDCQAESDQGQQPYNICIGQANVQADRDYAIFYHNLQMLCHDQNQLTTLQAFEATWQMYKDSAIKATHASWPGGTGAPGFAGQVYLSLLRNHMRELDEIYGLNISQ; this is translated from the coding sequence ATGAAATGCGGAGCTTTGATCTTCTCTCTATTCGCATCAATTACTTGTTCTCACGCTCAGACGCCCCCCAAGAGCATTTCAGCGGCGCAGCTACAGACTGTTATTAGCCTGCCCCTCGATCAAGCTGTCAAGTTGCGTGAAACATATAAAGGACCGCTCAAATCTGCCTACGCGCGCCAAATAGCCCTGATAAGCAAGGACTGTCAGGCTGAAAGCGATCAAGGGCAGCAGCCCTACAATATCTGCATAGGCCAAGCAAATGTACAGGCGGACAGAGATTATGCAATCTTCTACCACAATCTACAGATGCTGTGCCATGACCAGAATCAATTAACGACGCTTCAGGCATTTGAGGCGACATGGCAGATGTACAAAGACAGCGCTATAAAAGCAACGCACGCGTCATGGCCAGGCGGTACTGGTGCACCTGGTTTCGCCGGCCAAGTATATTTGTCGTTGCTTCGCAATCACATGCGTGAATTGGATGAAATATACGGCCTAAATATCTCTCAATAG
- a CDS encoding valine--tRNA ligase, with protein MSDEKKELAKAYDPSAIEEKWAKHWVEERLFDVAAPAAGDPARAFTMLLPPPNVTGRLHMGHMLNQTEMDIMARWHRMSGERSLWVPGTDHAGIATQMMVEKQLATEGTTRQELGRDAFLERVWSWKKQYGGAITDQMRRLGASVDWSREYFTMDDDLSAAVIEAFVRLWEQGLIYRGAYIVNWDPVIQTAVSDLEVVHEERAGKLYHLRYPLADGSGSIVIATTRPETLLGDVAVAVNPTDERYLALQGKTLRLPLSGVNGGADREIPILADDWAQPEFGTGAVKVTPAHDPNDFAIGQRHNLPNLTILDKSAKVSLPGSPYDGLDRYAARERIVADLDALGLLVEVKDHAMSVGLSQRSGSVIEPRLSDQWFLKIQPLADKAIAAVKDGHIRFTPEMYEKTYFEWMGNIHDWCLSRQLWWGHRIPAWFCGSCSEITVARTAPTTCSKCGGTQLTQETDVLDTWFSSGLLPFTVFGWPGDGKATPDMAAFYPTDLLVTGFDILFFWVARMIMLGTHFMLDVPMPDGSPRTLAEAVPFKDVYIHALVRDADRQKMSKTKGNVIDPISIIERFGTDAVRFTLASMASPGTDIAFSEERTDGYRAFANKIWNSARFVFMNVDRAGEIGITVDLATLPAALKNVEGQPLETRWICSKLSGAAGAVEKALAEYRFDEAASAIYQFFWGDFCDWYLEIVKLRLDFSDTADKQATGAALTTLLAVFESALRLLSPFMPFLTEEIWHALYQGAAPAKSIALNRFPLASDAAADAESVSALERLQEVIVTVRGLRKEIGVPEKEATPVRIYGAATVVEMAAANSDVLAKMARVASVDIAREPLAGNGIRSTAAFDVQVVYDRVVDVVAERERLTKDLAKYEKGLQAAEKQLGNEAFIGRAPAHIVDGLKKQAAETRLLYDKTVAGLKELDALEG; from the coding sequence ATGAGCGACGAAAAGAAGGAACTGGCGAAGGCGTACGACCCCTCGGCGATTGAAGAGAAGTGGGCGAAGCACTGGGTAGAAGAGCGGCTGTTCGATGTAGCGGCCCCTGCGGCGGGCGATCCCGCCAGGGCGTTCACCATGCTGCTGCCGCCTCCCAACGTCACCGGCCGCCTGCACATGGGGCACATGCTCAACCAGACCGAGATGGACATTATGGCCCGCTGGCACCGCATGAGCGGTGAGCGGTCGCTGTGGGTGCCGGGTACGGACCACGCCGGAATCGCCACGCAGATGATGGTCGAAAAGCAGCTCGCTACCGAGGGCACCACCCGGCAGGAGCTGGGACGCGACGCCTTTCTGGAGCGCGTGTGGAGCTGGAAGAAGCAGTACGGCGGGGCCATCACCGACCAGATGCGCCGCCTGGGAGCCAGCGTGGACTGGTCCCGCGAGTACTTCACCATGGATGACGACCTCTCCGCCGCCGTCATCGAGGCGTTTGTGCGCCTGTGGGAGCAGGGGCTTATCTATCGCGGAGCCTACATCGTCAACTGGGACCCGGTCATCCAGACCGCCGTTTCGGACCTCGAGGTCGTGCACGAGGAGCGGGCGGGCAAGCTCTACCACCTCCGCTACCCGCTGGCCGACGGCAGCGGCTCGATCGTCATTGCGACCACGCGCCCCGAGACCCTGCTGGGCGACGTGGCCGTCGCCGTGAACCCCACCGATGAGCGTTATCTGGCGTTGCAGGGCAAGACGCTGCGGCTTCCGCTGAGCGGCGTCAACGGCGGGGCTGATCGTGAGATTCCTATCCTCGCCGACGACTGGGCGCAGCCCGAGTTCGGCACCGGCGCGGTGAAGGTAACGCCCGCGCACGACCCCAACGACTTCGCCATCGGCCAGCGCCACAACCTGCCCAACCTGACCATCCTCGACAAGTCTGCGAAGGTCTCGCTGCCCGGCTCGCCCTATGACGGACTGGACCGCTACGCCGCCCGCGAGCGGATCGTTGCCGATCTGGATGCTTTAGGGCTTCTGGTCGAGGTAAAAGACCATGCCATGAGCGTCGGCCTCAGCCAGCGCAGCGGTTCGGTCATCGAGCCGCGCCTCTCCGACCAGTGGTTCCTCAAGATCCAGCCGCTTGCGGACAAGGCCATCGCCGCCGTCAAGGACGGGCACATCCGCTTTACGCCGGAGATGTACGAGAAGACATACTTCGAGTGGATGGGCAACATCCATGACTGGTGCCTCTCGCGCCAGCTCTGGTGGGGACATCGTATTCCGGCGTGGTTCTGCGGCTCGTGTAGCGAGATCACCGTGGCCCGCACCGCGCCCACGACCTGCTCGAAGTGCGGCGGCACGCAGCTTACGCAGGAGACCGACGTACTCGACACCTGGTTCTCCTCGGGCCTGCTGCCCTTCACCGTCTTCGGCTGGCCCGGCGACGGCAAGGCCACCCCGGACATGGCGGCCTTCTACCCCACCGACCTGCTGGTCACCGGCTTCGACATCCTCTTCTTCTGGGTCGCCCGCATGATCATGCTGGGCACGCACTTCATGCTCGACGTGCCCATGCCCGACGGTTCGCCGCGCACGCTGGCGGAGGCGGTGCCGTTCAAGGACGTCTATATCCATGCGCTCGTCCGCGACGCCGACCGGCAGAAGATGTCCAAGACCAAGGGCAATGTCATCGATCCGATCAGCATCATCGAGCGTTTCGGCACCGATGCGGTGCGCTTTACGCTGGCCAGCATGGCCTCGCCCGGAACCGATATCGCCTTCTCCGAGGAGCGCACCGACGGCTATCGCGCCTTCGCCAACAAGATCTGGAACTCGGCGCGATTCGTCTTCATGAACGTGGATCGTGCAGGGGAGATCGGGATTACCGTTGACCTCGCCACGCTGCCCGCTGCACTGAAGAACGTCGAAGGACAGCCGCTCGAAACTCGCTGGATCTGCTCGAAGCTAAGCGGAGCCGCCGGAGCCGTCGAAAAGGCGCTGGCGGAGTACCGCTTCGACGAGGCCGCCAGCGCTATCTACCAGTTCTTCTGGGGAGACTTCTGCGACTGGTACCTGGAGATCGTCAAGCTGCGGCTCGACTTCTCCGACACCGCCGACAAGCAGGCCACCGGAGCCGCGCTCACCACGCTGCTCGCGGTCTTCGAGTCGGCACTGCGGCTGCTCTCGCCCTTCATGCCCTTCCTGACCGAAGAGATCTGGCACGCGCTCTATCAGGGTGCAGCCCCGGCTAAGTCTATTGCGCTCAATCGCTTTCCACTGGCGAGCGACGCGGCGGCGGACGCCGAGAGCGTCTCCGCGCTGGAGCGGCTGCAGGAGGTCATCGTCACCGTGCGCGGACTGCGCAAGGAAATCGGCGTGCCCGAGAAGGAGGCCACGCCGGTGCGGATCTACGGTGCGGCCACTGTCGTCGAGATGGCCGCGGCTAACTCCGACGTGCTGGCGAAGATGGCGCGGGTCGCCTCGGTCGATATCGCGCGGGAGCCGCTGGCTGGCAACGGTATTCGCAGCACCGCGGCCTTTGACGTGCAGGTGGTCTACGACCGCGTGGTCGATGTGGTCGCCGAGCGGGAACGGCTTACCAAGGACCTGGCCAAGTACGAAAAGGGACTTCAGGCGGCGGAGAAGCAGCTTGGCAATGAGGCATTTATCGGCCGCGCTCCGGCGCACATCGTCGATGGGCTGAAGAAACAAGCGGCCGAGACTCGGCTGCTCTACGACAAGACCGTGGCTGGGCTGAAGGAGCTGGACGCTCTCGAAGGCTAA
- the bamD gene encoding outer membrane protein assembly factor BamD produces MFSFFPSRSAGLVAGLAVAGLIALVPAARAQDAAAPAQTAPAATQTAPVADVPVTPAKPIKSSIFSFGKDKKKADADKKAAAQPAPEKESKKEEKVIQSKDTRNRYKKDKKIETLAGVDAKLPDKALFDKAQYAIAHGHFDVARLDLQTMLNTYPDSQYQMRAKLAIADSWYKEGGTAALTQAESEYADFRVFFPNAPEAAEAQMRIGDIYFRQMDRPDRDYAKATHAEEEYRRMLTDYPDSTLVPQAKQRLRDVQEVLATREAEIAGYYATRENWAATIARYQTVVDTYPLYSHMDDALIGLGDAYSAQAHFVRGLKMDETAKAKLEATFDGEAAAAYRKVVLEHSAAAHVEDARDRLAAMNLPIPTPTLEQAQASQAMENSRNNYRLTDRVGLIILHKPDTVTVAHIGDPTLTDPKPTLAPDVTRNTVAAFNKALHPDAVPEVGAKAPVTADGETTAAAPATTAAPLQFQDVPAEGATGGATTGTSFTAAPAGGASSGGGNGVGMEVLSPGVNGATGNTVPTAVPGVTLTAKPAPLPAIEKAAEAPTTVNEISAPQAAAQAPRADGKKTKPEFDKGDESSSKHKKKKGLKKLNPL; encoded by the coding sequence ATGTTCTCGTTCTTCCCGTCCCGAAGCGCTGGCCTGGTGGCCGGTCTGGCCGTTGCCGGTTTGATCGCCCTGGTGCCCGCCGCGCGCGCGCAGGATGCCGCCGCCCCAGCCCAGACTGCGCCAGCGGCGACCCAGACGGCCCCCGTGGCCGACGTGCCCGTGACGCCCGCCAAGCCGATCAAGTCTTCGATCTTCTCGTTCGGCAAGGATAAGAAGAAGGCGGACGCCGACAAGAAGGCCGCAGCCCAGCCTGCGCCGGAAAAGGAATCGAAGAAGGAAGAAAAGGTCATCCAGTCCAAGGACACGCGTAACCGCTACAAGAAGGACAAGAAGATCGAGACCCTGGCCGGTGTCGACGCCAAGCTGCCCGATAAGGCGCTCTTCGACAAGGCCCAGTACGCCATCGCGCACGGCCACTTCGACGTCGCTCGCCTGGACCTGCAGACGATGTTGAACACGTACCCCGACTCGCAGTACCAGATGCGCGCCAAGCTCGCCATCGCCGATAGCTGGTACAAGGAGGGCGGCACTGCGGCCCTGACCCAGGCCGAGAGCGAGTACGCCGACTTCCGCGTCTTCTTCCCCAACGCGCCTGAAGCTGCTGAAGCTCAGATGCGCATCGGCGACATCTACTTCCGTCAGATGGACCGTCCCGACCGCGACTACGCCAAGGCCACCCACGCCGAGGAAGAGTATCGCCGTATGTTGACGGACTACCCCGACAGCACGCTCGTCCCCCAGGCCAAGCAGCGCCTGCGCGATGTGCAGGAGGTGCTGGCCACCCGTGAGGCCGAGATCGCCGGTTACTACGCCACGCGCGAGAACTGGGCCGCCACCATCGCCCGCTACCAGACCGTGGTGGATACCTACCCGCTCTACAGCCACATGGACGACGCCCTCATCGGCCTGGGCGATGCCTACTCCGCGCAGGCGCACTTTGTGCGCGGCCTGAAGATGGACGAGACCGCCAAGGCCAAGCTCGAGGCTACCTTTGACGGTGAGGCCGCCGCGGCCTACCGCAAGGTAGTGCTGGAGCACTCCGCCGCCGCCCACGTCGAGGACGCCCGCGACCGTCTGGCCGCGATGAACCTTCCGATCCCAACGCCCACGCTGGAGCAGGCGCAGGCCAGCCAGGCGATGGAGAACAGCCGCAATAACTACCGGCTCACCGACCGCGTCGGCCTCATCATTCTGCACAAGCCGGACACCGTCACGGTGGCCCACATCGGCGATCCGACCTTGACCGATCCCAAGCCGACCCTGGCTCCGGACGTGACCCGCAACACGGTCGCGGCCTTCAACAAGGCGCTGCATCCTGATGCCGTTCCCGAGGTTGGAGCCAAGGCTCCGGTCACGGCTGACGGCGAGACCACCGCGGCGGCTCCGGCAACCACGGCGGCTCCGTTGCAGTTCCAGGATGTACCGGCTGAGGGCGCCACCGGCGGCGCGACCACGGGCACCTCGTTCACAGCGGCTCCGGCCGGCGGCGCAAGCTCAGGCGGCGGCAACGGCGTGGGCATGGAGGTTCTCTCGCCCGGCGTCAATGGAGCCACCGGCAATACGGTGCCCACGGCGGTTCCCGGCGTCACTCTAACGGCGAAACCAGCCCCTCTGCCAGCCATCGAGAAGGCCGCCGAAGCACCTACGACGGTCAACGAGATCTCGGCTCCGCAGGCTGCCGCTCAGGCCCCCAGGGCCGACGGCAAGAAGACCAAGCCCGAGTTCGACAAGGGCGACGAGTCTTCGAGCAAGCACAAGAAGAAGAAGGGCCTCAAGAAGCTGAACCCGCTATAA
- a CDS encoding L-serine ammonia-lyase, which yields MNTSLFELFKIGIGPSSSHTVGPMRAALRFVRGLEEQGLLARTASVCAELYGSLALTGIGHGTDRAVLLGLLGEAPDTVDPAKIEGYLTTVRESGSLLLGGTHEIAFRMSEHLLLHRDEMYPPGAEASQSHPNGMRYTACDAGGALLAQEVFYSIGGGFILSAAELAPAERAVSPRVVPFPFSSAEMLLDAARKNGLTIAELLMANECALLRAEQCEGKETITRPRLGPSVAASEEERIREGIQALWLAMQNCTKRGIETEGILPGGLNVRRRAPRLSQRIAALDAGPQPRDPLAPLDWVSLFAIAVNEENAAGGRVVTAPTNGAAGVIPAIAHYYMRFIETDKSAAEKDEGLLRFFLTAAAIGILYKENASISGAEVGCQGEVGVACSMAAGGLVAALNGTNEQVEHAAEIAMEHNLGMTCDPIGGLVQIPCIERNAMGAVKAVNACRMAMHETEGHKLSLDQVIETMYRTGMDMQSRYKETSLAGLALNIIEC from the coding sequence ATGAATACGAGTCTGTTTGAGCTGTTCAAGATTGGCATCGGACCTTCCAGCTCGCACACGGTAGGGCCGATGCGGGCTGCGCTGCGCTTTGTGCGTGGGCTAGAGGAGCAGGGGCTGCTGGCGCGGACTGCGAGCGTGTGTGCGGAGCTGTATGGATCGCTGGCGCTGACTGGCATCGGCCACGGGACGGACCGCGCGGTACTGCTGGGGCTGCTGGGCGAGGCTCCCGACACGGTCGATCCGGCAAAGATCGAGGGATATCTTACGACTGTGCGCGAGAGCGGCAGCTTGCTGCTGGGCGGGACACATGAGATTGCCTTTCGCATGAGCGAGCATCTGCTGCTGCATCGCGATGAGATGTACCCGCCGGGCGCCGAGGCCTCGCAGTCGCACCCCAATGGCATGAGGTATACCGCGTGTGATGCGGGCGGCGCGCTGCTGGCGCAGGAGGTCTTCTACTCCATCGGCGGAGGCTTCATCCTGTCGGCGGCCGAGCTTGCCCCCGCGGAGCGCGCCGTCTCTCCGCGCGTAGTTCCCTTCCCCTTCTCCAGCGCCGAGATGCTGCTCGATGCCGCTCGGAAGAATGGACTTACGATTGCCGAACTGTTGATGGCCAACGAGTGCGCTCTGCTGCGCGCGGAGCAGTGCGAGGGCAAGGAGACGATTACGCGGCCTCGGCTTGGCCCCTCTGTTGCGGCGAGTGAAGAGGAGAGGATTCGCGAGGGTATACAGGCGCTATGGCTGGCGATGCAGAACTGCACAAAGCGCGGTATCGAGACGGAGGGCATCCTACCTGGCGGCCTGAACGTGCGCAGGCGTGCGCCGCGTCTCTCGCAAAGGATCGCTGCGCTCGATGCTGGACCACAGCCGCGTGACCCGCTGGCGCCGCTCGACTGGGTGAGCCTGTTTGCGATTGCGGTGAACGAAGAGAACGCCGCGGGCGGGCGCGTCGTTACGGCTCCGACCAACGGTGCGGCGGGTGTGATCCCGGCGATTGCTCACTACTACATGCGCTTCATCGAGACGGACAAGAGCGCGGCGGAGAAGGACGAAGGGCTGCTGCGATTCTTCCTCACGGCTGCGGCCATCGGCATCCTTTACAAAGAGAACGCGAGCATCTCGGGCGCAGAGGTGGGATGCCAGGGCGAGGTCGGCGTGGCCTGCTCGATGGCTGCGGGTGGGCTTGTCGCTGCTCTGAACGGCACCAATGAGCAGGTAGAGCACGCAGCCGAGATTGCGATGGAGCACAACCTCGGCATGACCTGCGATCCTATCGGCGGGCTGGTGCAGATCCCGTGCATCGAACGCAACGCCATGGGCGCGGTGAAGGCTGTGAACGCGTGCCGCATGGCGATGCACGAGACCGAGGGCCACAAGCTGTCGCTCGACCAGGTGATCGAGACGATGTACCGCACGGGGATGGACATGCAGTCGCGCTACAAAGAGACGAGCCTGGCCGGGCTGGCTCTAAACATCATCGAGTGCTAG
- a CDS encoding YifB family Mg chelatase-like AAA ATPase, whose protein sequence is MLFKALSAAVYGIDAHIIDVEVDFSGVKLAEDVFHTVGLPDAAVRESRDRVRSAIKNSGFELPPTRITINLAPADLKKEGSGFDLPIAIGILGAYGALHIKDLSDFLLIGELGLDGSLRAVQGMLPIAVAARARGIRNLVIPASNAREAAVVEGVNVYPVRSLLEVRELLNAAATDTLTVSPLRIAPTDLLQELQVFPHDFKDVRGQQVAKRALEVAAAGGHNILMIGPPGSGKTMLAKRLPSILAPFQFEEALETTKIHSVAGVLNADEGLVTHRPFRAPHHTISDAGLIGGGATPRPGEVSLAHNGLLFLDELPEFPRNVLEVLRQPLEDGHVTISRASMSLSFPARFMLAAAMNPCPCGYFNDKSRECMCTPPMIQRYVSKVSGPLLDRIDIHIEVPAVQYKELRSGASAEGSEQIRARVLAARDRQHERFAAGPTPERTRGTARSASQGVFANAQMSTQQIRTFCELSTDAERLLERAMQQQGLSARAHDRILKVSRTIADLEGAPDIAVKHIAEAIQYRTLDRSYWS, encoded by the coding sequence ATGCTCTTCAAAGCTTTAAGCGCAGCCGTCTACGGCATCGACGCGCACATCATCGATGTTGAGGTGGACTTCTCCGGCGTCAAGCTCGCCGAGGACGTCTTCCACACCGTAGGCCTGCCCGACGCTGCCGTGCGCGAGAGCCGCGACCGCGTGCGCTCGGCCATCAAGAACTCCGGCTTCGAGCTTCCTCCCACCCGCATCACCATCAACCTAGCCCCGGCAGACCTCAAGAAAGAGGGCTCCGGCTTCGACCTGCCCATCGCCATCGGCATCCTGGGGGCCTACGGCGCACTGCACATCAAAGATCTCTCCGACTTCCTGCTCATCGGCGAGCTGGGCCTCGACGGCAGTCTCCGCGCCGTGCAGGGGATGCTTCCCATCGCCGTGGCGGCCCGCGCCCGCGGTATCCGCAACCTGGTCATCCCGGCCAGCAACGCCCGCGAGGCGGCTGTGGTGGAGGGCGTCAACGTCTACCCGGTCCGAAGCCTGCTCGAAGTCCGCGAGCTGCTCAACGCCGCCGCCACCGACACCCTGACCGTGTCGCCGCTCCGCATCGCCCCCACGGATCTGCTCCAGGAGCTACAGGTCTTCCCCCACGACTTCAAGGACGTCCGCGGCCAGCAGGTCGCCAAGCGCGCACTGGAGGTGGCAGCGGCGGGCGGCCACAACATCCTGATGATTGGTCCTCCCGGTTCCGGCAAGACCATGCTGGCCAAGCGCCTGCCGTCTATTCTTGCTCCCTTCCAGTTCGAGGAGGCGCTAGAGACCACCAAAATCCATTCCGTGGCGGGCGTCCTGAACGCCGACGAAGGGCTGGTCACGCACCGCCCCTTCCGCGCCCCGCACCACACCATCTCGGACGCCGGTCTGATCGGCGGCGGAGCCACTCCGCGCCCGGGCGAGGTCTCTCTGGCGCACAACGGGCTGCTCTTTCTGGACGAGCTACCCGAGTTCCCCCGCAACGTCCTCGAGGTGCTGCGCCAGCCGCTCGAGGACGGCCACGTCACCATCTCGCGCGCCTCCATGAGCCTTAGCTTCCCGGCGCGCTTCATGCTGGCCGCCGCTATGAATCCCTGCCCCTGCGGCTACTTCAACGACAAGAGCCGCGAGTGCATGTGTACGCCGCCGATGATCCAGCGCTACGTCTCCAAGGTCTCCGGCCCGCTGCTCGACCGTATCGACATCCATATCGAGGTTCCGGCGGTGCAATACAAGGAGTTACGCAGCGGAGCCTCCGCCGAGGGCTCCGAGCAGATTCGCGCCCGCGTCCTGGCCGCCCGAGATCGCCAGCACGAGCGTTTTGCCGCCGGACCAACTCCCGAGCGGACCCGGGGCACGGCGCGTTCGGCCAGCCAGGGCGTCTTCGCCAACGCTCAGATGAGCACCCAGCAGATTCGTACCTTCTGCGAGCTTTCCACCGACGCCGAGCGTCTGTTGGAGCGTGCGATGCAGCAGCAGGGCCTCAGCGCCCGCGCCCACGACCGGATTCTGAAGGTCTCCCGCACCATCGCCGACCTGGAGGGTGCACCGGATATCGCAGTCAAGCACATCGCGGAGGCCATCCAGTACCGGACGCTCGACCGCAGTTACTGGTCTTGA
- a CDS encoding HEAT repeat domain-containing protein: MTTLSFLLRRGAPWCLLLALSTVVLGQSASTAQATAPDTDDEPVRAVSPNATPKENSEEAWTMLTTELDDVKHLDHRVQALAALGLMGENARAQKLIVDSMADNNLDMRTAAVLAAGETQSRNMNTPLRNLLDDKEPQVAYAAAMTLWKMKDQSGEDVLMAVAVGERSANATLMNGTMHTVSKDLHNPSTLAKIGALQGATMLLGPFGFGITAYEYIRKNGGNSARAQAIDSLSQEHTDLVRRQFIECLGDKDVAVRTAAAKALREYHDAEASKALADLFIDPKLPVRLTAAAAYLTTQEPQAAPTRKARATKTTKK; this comes from the coding sequence ATGACGACCCTTTCCTTTCTACTGCGGCGCGGCGCACCGTGGTGCCTCCTGCTTGCGCTCTCAACCGTGGTGCTGGGGCAGTCCGCGTCTACAGCTCAAGCTACAGCGCCAGACACGGATGACGAGCCGGTGCGGGCTGTAAGCCCTAATGCAACCCCTAAGGAGAACTCCGAAGAGGCCTGGACGATGCTGACTACGGAGCTGGACGACGTGAAGCATCTGGACCATCGGGTGCAGGCGCTGGCGGCCCTGGGGCTGATGGGAGAGAACGCGCGGGCGCAGAAGCTGATCGTGGACTCGATGGCCGACAACAATCTGGATATGCGGACGGCGGCGGTTCTGGCGGCGGGGGAGACGCAGTCCAGAAACATGAACACGCCGCTGCGCAACCTGCTGGACGATAAGGAGCCGCAGGTGGCCTACGCGGCGGCCATGACCCTTTGGAAGATGAAGGACCAGTCCGGCGAGGACGTGCTGATGGCAGTGGCGGTGGGCGAGCGTAGCGCCAACGCGACGCTGATGAACGGCACCATGCACACCGTGAGCAAGGACCTGCACAACCCGTCGACGCTGGCCAAGATCGGCGCGCTGCAGGGGGCGACCATGCTGCTGGGGCCATTCGGATTCGGCATCACGGCGTATGAGTACATCCGCAAGAACGGCGGCAACTCGGCGCGGGCGCAGGCGATTGATAGCTTGTCGCAGGAACACACAGACCTGGTCCGCAGGCAATTCATCGAGTGCCTGGGGGACAAAGACGTGGCCGTGCGGACGGCGGCCGCCAAGGCACTGCGCGAGTATCACGACGCCGAGGCCAGCAAGGCTTTGGCGGATCTGTTTATCGACCCTAAGCTGCCGGTGCGTCTGACGGCGGCGGCAGCCTATCTGACGACGCAGGAGCCGCAGGCTGCTCCAACCAGGAAGGCCAGAGCCACAAAGACGACGAAGAAGTAG